A window from Lachnoanaerobaculum umeaense encodes these proteins:
- a CDS encoding DUF6449 domain-containing protein, protein MTSKSSFFKLMKEDLKIRIWTLAISVLIFFFSLIVATAMMVSFNLYNSVLYDVPSMRAKELAATFLLYIGITNPLFSFVFVVLALVMALSGFSYLYSKKKVDLYHSLPIKREILFFVKIINGILIAIVPFIICAIIAGLMILVNTASANIISGVIFAILEWIVLYILSYSVVVLAIMLTGNMLIGFLLCGFLSFYFPALALMIKGYQSTFFLTYYSSGPIIDKFLINFSSFMIIFNIAKLDIIIKMIISIIASMVLMFINLFLYKKRASETAGKSISFCIIKLPVKFMMVIFISMLMYLLAYGVMNDSIAWGIFGLAVGGVITHCIIEIIYNQDFKKIFAGKIQMLICIIISLILVAIFQMDIFGYDSYIPRVGDIKSAAVISEALESNESQYFNEIIISESYYDGSFVDVDYASDRRIEELLSKKMDITNKEAVLELAKKGVSETVPNYISYGNPVEVLISYKLKSGRIVKRMYYIDYEDMISELSNVYADESYKKSCYPILSNESKNIVSVDFNGMMKNDSHMVFHDDKMKEKLVETYKKELLEFDYETKLKSYPFASIRFNDDFMEDALKNYAGFNYTNDSTSATNSKWDNVYADSLESVGYYPIYPEFKETLAVLKEMGVEVIERFPSYYVESIDISYVDLENVEEEVVTYSSEIVQKTYYDVKDIEEILDKLVICDSPYKDSLNEDWRYTVTINTKDPVFSDYSQYNTYTFKKGNIPSIIK, encoded by the coding sequence ATGACATCAAAAAGCTCATTTTTTAAATTGATGAAAGAGGATCTCAAGATAAGAATATGGACTCTAGCAATTAGTGTTCTTATATTTTTCTTTTCATTAATTGTAGCGACTGCTATGATGGTAAGCTTTAATCTGTATAATAGTGTATTATATGATGTTCCTTCAATGAGAGCGAAGGAGTTGGCAGCAACCTTTTTACTTTATATAGGCATCACAAATCCGCTTTTTTCATTTGTTTTTGTAGTATTAGCACTGGTTATGGCTTTGTCAGGATTTTCATATCTATATTCAAAGAAAAAGGTTGATTTGTATCACAGTCTACCTATAAAAAGAGAGATACTCTTTTTTGTGAAGATAATAAATGGAATACTTATAGCTATTGTACCTTTTATCATATGTGCAATTATTGCAGGATTGATGATTTTAGTAAATACTGCAAGTGCAAATATCATTTCAGGTGTTATTTTTGCAATTTTAGAGTGGATTGTATTATATATACTCAGCTACAGTGTTGTAGTACTTGCAATTATGCTGACCGGAAATATGCTAATAGGCTTTTTACTATGTGGATTTTTAAGCTTCTATTTTCCGGCACTCGCACTTATGATAAAGGGATATCAGAGTACATTCTTTTTAACCTATTATAGTTCAGGTCCTATAATAGATAAGTTTTTAATCAATTTTTCAAGCTTTATGATTATATTCAATATAGCCAAGCTTGATATTATTATTAAGATGATTATCTCAATAATAGCAAGCATGGTATTGATGTTTATAAATCTTTTCCTATATAAGAAAAGAGCTTCTGAAACAGCGGGTAAGAGCATAAGTTTTTGTATAATAAAATTGCCGGTGAAATTTATGATGGTAATCTTTATAAGTATGCTTATGTATTTGTTGGCTTATGGTGTAATGAATGACAGTATTGCTTGGGGCATATTCGGCTTGGCTGTAGGTGGAGTGATCACACATTGTATAATAGAAATAATATATAATCAGGACTTTAAAAAGATTTTTGCCGGTAAGATTCAAATGCTTATTTGTATAATTATTTCTCTTATCCTTGTGGCAATTTTTCAAATGGATATATTTGGATATGACTCTTATATACCGAGGGTAGGAGATATAAAGAGTGCAGCCGTAATATCTGAAGCTTTGGAGAGTAATGAATCGCAGTATTTTAATGAGATAATAATTTCTGAAAGCTATTATGATGGTAGTTTTGTGGATGTAGATTACGCAAGTGATAGAAGAATAGAAGAATTACTGTCAAAAAAAATGGATATTACTAATAAGGAAGCAGTTCTAGAGCTGGCAAAGAAAGGTGTATCTGAAACAGTCCCTAATTATATTTCATATGGGAATCCGGTAGAGGTATTGATTTCATATAAGCTAAAGTCAGGAAGAATCGTCAAACGAATGTATTATATAGACTATGAAGATATGATTTCAGAACTTTCAAATGTATATGCAGATGAGAGTTATAAAAAAAGTTGTTATCCAATACTTTCTAACGAAAGTAAGAACATAGTCAGTGTGGATTTTAACGGTATGATGAAAAATGACTCTCATATGGTATTTCATGATGACAAAATGAAGGAAAAGCTTGTAGAAACATATAAGAAAGAATTGCTTGAGTTTGATTATGAAACAAAATTAAAAAGTTATCCATTTGCATCTATAAGATTTAATGATGATTTTATGGAAGACGCTTTGAAAAACTATGCCGGATTTAATTATACAAATGACAGTACAAGTGCGACAAACTCTAAGTGGGATAATGTGTATGCAGATTCATTGGAGTCAGTAGGCTATTATCCAATATATCCGGAATTCAAAGAAACCTTGGCGGTATTAAAAGAAATGGGCGTTGAAGTTATTGAGAGATTTCCGTCATATTATGTGGAAAGCATAGATATATCCTATGTTGATTTAGAGAATGTGGAAGAAGAGGTTGTAACATACTCAAGTGAAATTGTCCAAAAGACGTACTATGATGTTAAGGATATAGAAGAAATTTTAGACAAGCTTGTCATTTGTGATAGCCCATATAAGGATAGTCTGAATGAAGACTGGAGATATACGGTAACGATTAACACCAAAGATCCGGTGTTCTCAGATTACAGCCAATATAATACATATACATTTAAAAAAGGGAATATACCTAGTATAATAAAATAG
- a CDS encoding YesL family protein translates to MGGLFNYDNPIWRFVGRIWDLFILNILWIVCSIPIVTFGASTTAMYYCTLKIARDRDSGGIFSMFFHSFKDNILQSTIIWVIMAIIGGILFFDIRFFSVYAPINNTVIKMIVFTITCFLIMLWMFIFLYVFPIQAKFINPIKQTFKLALFMSVKHLVRTVIMLAGSIMILVAVYFLIIRMPGVMSMLVLILGSGISLFQASQFNMIFDTYISNDNE, encoded by the coding sequence ATGGGTGGATTATTTAACTACGACAATCCGATATGGAGGTTTGTAGGTAGAATATGGGATTTGTTTATTTTAAATATACTTTGGATAGTATGTTCTATACCGATAGTGACTTTTGGAGCGTCAACTACGGCAATGTATTATTGTACATTGAAAATAGCAAGAGATCGTGACAGTGGAGGAATATTTTCAATGTTCTTTCATAGCTTTAAGGACAATATACTACAGTCAACTATTATATGGGTGATAATGGCGATTATAGGTGGAATATTGTTTTTTGATATAAGATTTTTTAGCGTCTATGCTCCTATTAACAATACTGTTATAAAAATGATAGTATTTACCATTACATGCTTTTTGATAATGTTGTGGATGTTTATTTTTTTATATGTATTTCCAATACAGGCAAAGTTTATAAATCCTATAAAACAGACATTTAAGCTGGCTCTTTTTATGTCTGTAAAGCATCTTGTAAGAACCGTAATTATGTTGGCAGGCAGTATAATGATACTGGTAGCGGTATATTTTTTAATAATCAGGATGCCGGGAGTGATGTCAATGTTGGTACTTATACTTGGGTCAGGTATATCATTATTTCAAGCCAGCCAATTTAATATGATATTTGATACATATATTAGTAATGATAATGAATAG
- the pta gene encoding phosphate acetyltransferase: protein MLMIDQLKERARKNKKTIILPESMDKRIFQAAEIILKDGLADLIIIGTPQEVEENSKGCDITGATIIDPNTYEKTKEYEDLFVEIRKSKGLTHEEARKQLLSDYTTFGCLMLKAGDADGLVSGACHSTADTLRPALQIIRTKPGTRLVSGFFVVEVPGSEFGENGVFVFADCSIEQNPDPEKLAHIAISSAESFKFIVGGVPRVAMLSHSSKGSAKHPDVTKVVEATKIAQQLAPNLYIDGELQLDAALVPEIGASKAPGSDVAGQANVLVFPDLDAANIGYKLVQRLAKANAYGPMCQGIAKPVNDLSRGCSYKDIVGVVAITAIQAAGEDN, encoded by the coding sequence ATGTTAATGATCGATCAATTAAAAGAAAGAGCAAGGAAGAATAAGAAAACCATAATTTTGCCTGAGTCAATGGATAAGAGAATATTTCAGGCCGCAGAGATTATTTTAAAAGATGGTTTGGCAGACCTAATAATTATAGGTACACCACAGGAAGTGGAGGAGAATTCTAAGGGCTGTGATATCACAGGAGCAACTATAATCGATCCGAATACTTATGAGAAGACTAAAGAATACGAGGACCTCTTTGTAGAAATTAGAAAGTCAAAGGGACTTACTCATGAAGAAGCAAGAAAACAATTATTAAGTGATTATACTACTTTTGGATGTCTTATGTTAAAAGCCGGTGACGCAGACGGACTAGTTAGTGGTGCTTGTCATTCTACAGCAGACACACTTAGACCTGCACTACAGATAATTAGAACAAAGCCGGGTACAAGGCTTGTTTCAGGATTCTTTGTAGTAGAAGTACCGGGAAGTGAGTTTGGAGAGAATGGTGTATTTGTATTTGCAGACTGTTCAATTGAGCAAAATCCGGATCCTGAAAAGCTTGCACATATTGCTATTTCATCAGCAGAAAGCTTTAAGTTTATTGTAGGAGGAGTGCCAAGGGTTGCAATGCTCAGCCACTCATCAAAAGGAAGTGCAAAGCACCCTGATGTAACAAAGGTAGTAGAAGCTACAAAAATAGCACAGCAATTAGCACCGAATCTTTATATAGACGGAGAGCTTCAGTTGGATGCAGCTTTAGTGCCTGAGATAGGAGCAAGTAAGGCTCCGGGTTCAGATGTAGCAGGACAGGCAAATGTGCTTGTATTCCCAGATCTGGATGCGGCAAATATTGGTTACAAGCTTGTTCAAAGACTTGCAAAGGCAAATGCATATGGACCAATGTGTCAAGGTATTGCAAAACCGGTAAATGATCTTTCAAGAGGATGTTCTTATAAAGATATAGTAGGTGTGGTGGCAATTACAGCAATTCAGGCTGCGGGAGAAGACAATTAA